From the genome of Argentina anserina chromosome 4, drPotAnse1.1, whole genome shotgun sequence, one region includes:
- the LOC126789905 gene encoding splicing factor U2af large subunit A isoform X1: MGKMSRSSSRRHKKEGRDCEEGSSARTRPLSYEDIMLRRKDTKLCDNVVTEAVDLGNVTGGGTVENVSETFGPEKGERRDNELASVVEEHLSGEPVKESSGKKETYSSKSPKMEEDVVKGRVRRRNEWEGSKDTAKRDPRSEARGDKNDRRVHGRRNIDKDSIDESVKKQSRDYSTRKERHLDRSRGEHERETKRKYQRERDEKIRDRYAAKKHDPGNLHALEISERKERKESSKSLFEESRHKRGRSRSRDRGNRHRLSSLSPRAHKHALSSLGRHGDISSHSLKDRSGRQHMDIDRSRVSTNGSSSEYQRHGESANRLGGYSPRKRRTESAIKTPSPPNCSPEKKKARWDPPLASTGKALSSSVASHFQSSNSNVLSNVHGMAISVDVAPTTTTPISGVSPNSILNKKNASIDSVQLTQATRRLRRLHVENIPSTTSENTLVDSLNNFLLSAGLNQIPGTRPCISCVINKEKRQALVEFLTPEDAVAALSFDGSSFVGSNLKIRRPKDFVDVATGDPEKSVAAADSVETISDVVNDSPNKIFIGGISKALSSEMLLEIVGVFGPLKAYHFEASEELNEPCAFLEYVDQSVTHVACAGLNGIKLGGRVLTVVQAIHSGSSLVNRGNVSLYEIPENAKPLLKQPSHILKLRNVFNLEHMSSLSEQEIEEVLEDVRLECARFGMVKSVKIVKHVNNHIVTTGVCEAVNDAESGDCQNIGSEEKGGKTESWDEHTDNGSNEASGVKLTGEFEEVEIPENIPFGYDKRTDGCVEDKSCQMGQIDQDNGIQLSNDLPIRDSEELTSQPNSMKVASECSDDKKSEVTLVESSILEKVDGKKQETFAASDDIASTETDSTLLSETKEQHIGKEKDLDSGSIFEPSCVFVEFGRTEASWMAAHCLHGRLFEDRIVTVEYIASDHYRAHFSN; encoded by the exons ATGGGGAAGATGAGCAGATCATCTAGTCGGCGGCACAAAAAGGAAGGGCGTGACTGTGAGGAAGGAAGTTCTGCTAGGACAAGGCCTTTAAGCTATGAAGATATTATGCTTAGGAGGAAGGATACGAAGTTGTGTGATAATGTCGTGACTGAAGCGGTTGATTTAGGGAATGTAACGGGGGGAGGTACTGTAGAAAATGTTTCCGAGACTTTTGGACCCGAAAAGGGTGAGAGACGGGATAATGAGTtggcttctgttgttgaagaGCATTTGTCGGGGGAGCCAGTGAAAGAAAGCTCTGGGAAGAAAGAAACGTATAGTTCTAAGAGTCCTAAGATGGAAGAGGATGTTGTTAAAGGGAGAGTTAGAAGAAGGAATGAGTGGGAAGGGTCTAAGGATACGGCAAAACGAGATCCTAGAAGTGAAGCTAGAGGAGATAAAAATGACAGAAGAGTACATGGTAGGAGGAATATTGATAAGGACTCAATTGATGAGTCTGTGAAGAAGCAGTCACGAGATTATTcaacaagaaaagaaaggcATTTGGACCGAAGTAGAGGGGAACATGAAAGAGAAACCAAGAGGAAATACCAACGTGAACGTGACGAGAAAATCAGAGACAGATATGCTGCAAAGAAACATGATCCAGGAAACCTTCACGCTTTAGAAATTTCAGAGAGAAAGGAGAGGAAGGAATCTTCAAAATCGCTCTTCGAAGAATCAAGACACAAAAGGGGAAGATCGAGGAGTAGAGACCGTGGGAATAGACATAGGTTAAGTTCTCTCTCACCAAGGGCACATAAACATGCATTAAGTAGTTTGGGGCGTCACGGCGATATATCATCTCATTCACTCAAAGATAGGTCTGGAAGACAGCATATGGATATTGATAGGAGCAGAGTGTCTACTAATGGCTCAAGCAGCGAATATCAGCGACATGGTGAGTCTGCAAATAGGCTTGGTGGCTATTCCCCTAGGAAGAGAAGGACTGAGTCTGCTATTAAGACCCCATCCCCTCCCAATTGTTCacctgaaaagaaaaaggctAGATGGGATCCCCCCCTTGCATCCACTGGCAAGGCATTATCTAGTTCTGTTGCTTCTCATTTTCAGTCATCAAACAGTAATGTATTGTCAAATGTACATGGGATGGCCATTTCTGTTGATGTTGCCCCAACCACCACAACACCTATTTCTGGAGTTTCTCCCAATTCCATATTGAATAAGAAGAATGCTTCCATTGACTCTGTGCAATTGACACAGGCTACCCGGCGTCTGAGGAGGCTTCATGTTGAGAATATTCCATCTACAACCTCTGAAAACACTTtggttgactctcttaataaTTTTTTGCTGTCTGCGGGCTTAAATCAGATTCCAGGAACACGACCATGCATCAGTTGTGTG ATTAACAAAGAGAAGAGGCAAGCTCTTGTGGAGTTTCTTACACCTGAAGACGCTGTGGCTGCTCTCTCATTTGATGGCAGTTCATTCGTTGGTTCTAATCTCAAAATTAGGCGCCCTAAGGACTTTGTTGATGTTGCT ACTGGTGACCCTGAGAAATCGGTGGCTGCAGCTGACAGTGTCGAGACAATAAGTGATGTTGTGAATGATTCTCCTAACAAG ATATTTATTGGTGGGATATCAAAGGCTCTTTCCTCAGAAATG CTTCTGGAAATCGTCGGTGTCTTTGGACCTTTGAAGGCATACCATTTTGAGGCTAGTGAGGAACTTAATGAACCATGTGCTTTTCTAGAG TATGTCGACCAGTCAGTTACTCACGTAGCCTGTGCGGGTCTGAATGGTATAAAATTGGGAGGGAGAGTGCTAACGGTGGTTCAGGCAATTCATAGTGGATCATCCTTG GTAAATAGAGGAAATGTATCACTGTATGAGATCCCAGAAAATGCAAAGCCACTTCTCAAACAACCATCACATATACTAAAGCTTAGAAATGTG TTCAATCTGGAGCACATGTCATCACTGTCTGAACAAGAGATTGAAGAAGTTCTGGAAGATGTGCGATTAGAATGTGCCAG GTTTGGCATGGTTAAATCTGTAAAGATCGTCAAGCATGTGAACAATCACATAGTTACTACTGGAGTGTGTGAAGCTGTCAATGATGCAGAATCTGGTGACTGTCAAAATATAGGTTCTGAAGAAAAAGGAGGAAAAACAGAGAGTTGGGATGAACATACTGATAATGGCAGCAATGAAGCTAGTGGAGTGAAGCTTACTGGCGAATTTGAAGAAGTTGAAATCCCAGAAAATATTCCCTTTGGTTATGATAAACGCACAGATGGTTGTGTAGAGGACAAGTCATGTCAAATGGGCCAAATAGATCAGGATAATGGAATCCAATTAAGCAATGATTTACCGATTAGGGATTCCGAAGAACTCACCAGCCAGCCAAATAGCATGAAAGTTGCATCAGAGTGTTCTGATGATAAAAAGTCTGAAGTTACATTAGTAGAGAGTTCTATTCTAGAGAAGGTTGATGGTAAGAAACAAGAGACTTTTGCAGCATCAGATGACATTGCAAGCACAGAGACAGATTCTACTCTACTGAGTGAAACCAAGGAGCAGCATATTGGGAAGGAGAAGGATCTTGATTCTGGAAGCATATTTGAGCCTAGTTGTGTCTTTGTGGAGTTTGGCAGAACAGAAGCCTCTTGGATGGCAGCACATTGTTTGCATGGACGGCTTTTTGAGGATCGGATTGTGACAGTGGAGTATATTGCCTCTGATCATTACAGGGCTCACTTTTCGAACTGA
- the LOC126789905 gene encoding splicing factor U2af large subunit A isoform X2 has product MRSSSRRHKKEGRDCEEGSSARTRPLSYEDIMLRRKDTKLCDNVVTEAVDLGNVTGGGTVENVSETFGPEKGERRDNELASVVEEHLSGEPVKESSGKKETYSSKSPKMEEDVVKGRVRRRNEWEGSKDTAKRDPRSEARGDKNDRRVHGRRNIDKDSIDESVKKQSRDYSTRKERHLDRSRGEHERETKRKYQRERDEKIRDRYAAKKHDPGNLHALEISERKERKESSKSLFEESRHKRGRSRSRDRGNRHRLSSLSPRAHKHALSSLGRHGDISSHSLKDRSGRQHMDIDRSRVSTNGSSSEYQRHGESANRLGGYSPRKRRTESAIKTPSPPNCSPEKKKARWDPPLASTGKALSSSVASHFQSSNSNVLSNVHGMAISVDVAPTTTTPISGVSPNSILNKKNASIDSVQLTQATRRLRRLHVENIPSTTSENTLVDSLNNFLLSAGLNQIPGTRPCISCVINKEKRQALVEFLTPEDAVAALSFDGSSFVGSNLKIRRPKDFVDVATGDPEKSVAAADSVETISDVVNDSPNKIFIGGISKALSSEMLLEIVGVFGPLKAYHFEASEELNEPCAFLEYVDQSVTHVACAGLNGIKLGGRVLTVVQAIHSGSSLVNRGNVSLYEIPENAKPLLKQPSHILKLRNVFNLEHMSSLSEQEIEEVLEDVRLECARFGMVKSVKIVKHVNNHIVTTGVCEAVNDAESGDCQNIGSEEKGGKTESWDEHTDNGSNEASGVKLTGEFEEVEIPENIPFGYDKRTDGCVEDKSCQMGQIDQDNGIQLSNDLPIRDSEELTSQPNSMKVASECSDDKKSEVTLVESSILEKVDGKKQETFAASDDIASTETDSTLLSETKEQHIGKEKDLDSGSIFEPSCVFVEFGRTEASWMAAHCLHGRLFEDRIVTVEYIASDHYRAHFSN; this is encoded by the exons ATGAG ATCATCTAGTCGGCGGCACAAAAAGGAAGGGCGTGACTGTGAGGAAGGAAGTTCTGCTAGGACAAGGCCTTTAAGCTATGAAGATATTATGCTTAGGAGGAAGGATACGAAGTTGTGTGATAATGTCGTGACTGAAGCGGTTGATTTAGGGAATGTAACGGGGGGAGGTACTGTAGAAAATGTTTCCGAGACTTTTGGACCCGAAAAGGGTGAGAGACGGGATAATGAGTtggcttctgttgttgaagaGCATTTGTCGGGGGAGCCAGTGAAAGAAAGCTCTGGGAAGAAAGAAACGTATAGTTCTAAGAGTCCTAAGATGGAAGAGGATGTTGTTAAAGGGAGAGTTAGAAGAAGGAATGAGTGGGAAGGGTCTAAGGATACGGCAAAACGAGATCCTAGAAGTGAAGCTAGAGGAGATAAAAATGACAGAAGAGTACATGGTAGGAGGAATATTGATAAGGACTCAATTGATGAGTCTGTGAAGAAGCAGTCACGAGATTATTcaacaagaaaagaaaggcATTTGGACCGAAGTAGAGGGGAACATGAAAGAGAAACCAAGAGGAAATACCAACGTGAACGTGACGAGAAAATCAGAGACAGATATGCTGCAAAGAAACATGATCCAGGAAACCTTCACGCTTTAGAAATTTCAGAGAGAAAGGAGAGGAAGGAATCTTCAAAATCGCTCTTCGAAGAATCAAGACACAAAAGGGGAAGATCGAGGAGTAGAGACCGTGGGAATAGACATAGGTTAAGTTCTCTCTCACCAAGGGCACATAAACATGCATTAAGTAGTTTGGGGCGTCACGGCGATATATCATCTCATTCACTCAAAGATAGGTCTGGAAGACAGCATATGGATATTGATAGGAGCAGAGTGTCTACTAATGGCTCAAGCAGCGAATATCAGCGACATGGTGAGTCTGCAAATAGGCTTGGTGGCTATTCCCCTAGGAAGAGAAGGACTGAGTCTGCTATTAAGACCCCATCCCCTCCCAATTGTTCacctgaaaagaaaaaggctAGATGGGATCCCCCCCTTGCATCCACTGGCAAGGCATTATCTAGTTCTGTTGCTTCTCATTTTCAGTCATCAAACAGTAATGTATTGTCAAATGTACATGGGATGGCCATTTCTGTTGATGTTGCCCCAACCACCACAACACCTATTTCTGGAGTTTCTCCCAATTCCATATTGAATAAGAAGAATGCTTCCATTGACTCTGTGCAATTGACACAGGCTACCCGGCGTCTGAGGAGGCTTCATGTTGAGAATATTCCATCTACAACCTCTGAAAACACTTtggttgactctcttaataaTTTTTTGCTGTCTGCGGGCTTAAATCAGATTCCAGGAACACGACCATGCATCAGTTGTGTG ATTAACAAAGAGAAGAGGCAAGCTCTTGTGGAGTTTCTTACACCTGAAGACGCTGTGGCTGCTCTCTCATTTGATGGCAGTTCATTCGTTGGTTCTAATCTCAAAATTAGGCGCCCTAAGGACTTTGTTGATGTTGCT ACTGGTGACCCTGAGAAATCGGTGGCTGCAGCTGACAGTGTCGAGACAATAAGTGATGTTGTGAATGATTCTCCTAACAAG ATATTTATTGGTGGGATATCAAAGGCTCTTTCCTCAGAAATG CTTCTGGAAATCGTCGGTGTCTTTGGACCTTTGAAGGCATACCATTTTGAGGCTAGTGAGGAACTTAATGAACCATGTGCTTTTCTAGAG TATGTCGACCAGTCAGTTACTCACGTAGCCTGTGCGGGTCTGAATGGTATAAAATTGGGAGGGAGAGTGCTAACGGTGGTTCAGGCAATTCATAGTGGATCATCCTTG GTAAATAGAGGAAATGTATCACTGTATGAGATCCCAGAAAATGCAAAGCCACTTCTCAAACAACCATCACATATACTAAAGCTTAGAAATGTG TTCAATCTGGAGCACATGTCATCACTGTCTGAACAAGAGATTGAAGAAGTTCTGGAAGATGTGCGATTAGAATGTGCCAG GTTTGGCATGGTTAAATCTGTAAAGATCGTCAAGCATGTGAACAATCACATAGTTACTACTGGAGTGTGTGAAGCTGTCAATGATGCAGAATCTGGTGACTGTCAAAATATAGGTTCTGAAGAAAAAGGAGGAAAAACAGAGAGTTGGGATGAACATACTGATAATGGCAGCAATGAAGCTAGTGGAGTGAAGCTTACTGGCGAATTTGAAGAAGTTGAAATCCCAGAAAATATTCCCTTTGGTTATGATAAACGCACAGATGGTTGTGTAGAGGACAAGTCATGTCAAATGGGCCAAATAGATCAGGATAATGGAATCCAATTAAGCAATGATTTACCGATTAGGGATTCCGAAGAACTCACCAGCCAGCCAAATAGCATGAAAGTTGCATCAGAGTGTTCTGATGATAAAAAGTCTGAAGTTACATTAGTAGAGAGTTCTATTCTAGAGAAGGTTGATGGTAAGAAACAAGAGACTTTTGCAGCATCAGATGACATTGCAAGCACAGAGACAGATTCTACTCTACTGAGTGAAACCAAGGAGCAGCATATTGGGAAGGAGAAGGATCTTGATTCTGGAAGCATATTTGAGCCTAGTTGTGTCTTTGTGGAGTTTGGCAGAACAGAAGCCTCTTGGATGGCAGCACATTGTTTGCATGGACGGCTTTTTGAGGATCGGATTGTGACAGTGGAGTATATTGCCTCTGATCATTACAGGGCTCACTTTTCGAACTGA
- the LOC126789912 gene encoding protein NPGR2-like: protein MKVKKWMNKRRFSIRGRLQKMLKCMCSGEQFKVEDVAHSSDSLATRDYSASGYSSRTGEVETKVDNSNIEEAESSLRESGYLNYEEARALLGRLEYQKGNTQAALQVFEGIDIGAVIPKIKVSISRRCEFNRRRSQSDAVPPMSMHAISLLLESVLLKAKSFQTLGRFAEAAQSCKIILDTVEAALPEGLPLNFASDCKLQETVGKAVKLLPELYILAGDPQEAILSYRQALLYHWSLDVETTSRIEKEFAVFLLYSGCDANPPNLRSQMESSFVPKNNIEEAVLLLLILLRKFFVGRIVWDPSIIEHLSFALSVSGTLSALAHQIEELSPGIMGRKERYFTLALCYYGEGENLVALNLLRNILNDRETTDCILESLLASKICSENLVCIEDGILFACKALSELDGTCYPLLSIAHCLLGVSLSVKSRSVSSDSERILKQSEALQALQTAETIMRERNPYIVFHLCLEHAEQRKLEVALSYAKELLNLEAGSSIKAYTLLAKILSAQKRFIDAEIVINAALDQTGKWDQGELLRTKAKLLIAQGQLKNAIETYTHLLAVLQVRSKNLGVEKRLLKKRINHNRSLEMETWHDLANLYTNLSQWRDAEVCLSKSQAINPLSASRWHCTGLLYEAKGLHQEALKSFRKALDVEPTHVPSLISTACILRKYGGQSLPVVRSFLMDALRLDRSNPSAWYNLGLLYKADPRSSPLETAECFEAAVYLEEHAPIESFR, encoded by the exons ATGAAAGTTAAGAAGTGGATGAATAAAAGAAGATTCAGCATCAGAGGAAGGTTGCAAAAGATGCTGAAGTGTATGTGTTCTGGGGAGCAGTTCAAGGTAGAGGATGTAGCTCATTCATCTGACTCCCTGGCTACTAGAGACTATTCAGCCAGCGGGTACTCATCTCGAACAGGTGAGGTAGAAACAAAGGTGGATAATAGCAATATTGAAGAAGCTGAGTCCTCTCTGCGTGAAAGTGGTTATCTAAACTATGAG GAAGCAAGAGCTCTTTTAGGAAGGCTTGAGTATCAAAAAGGTAACACACAAGCTGCTCTTCAAGTATTTGAAGGAATAGACATTGGTGCTGTGATTCCTAAGATAAAAGTTTCCATTTCTCGAAGATGTGAGTTTAACAGACGTCGTTCTCAAAGTGATGCTGTTCCACCCATGTCTATGCATGCTATTAGTTTGCTCCTTGAATCTGTTTTGCTTAAAGCGAAATCATTTCAGACTCTTGGAAGGTTTGCAG AAGCTGCTCAATCATGCAAAATTATTTTGGACACTGTTGAAGCTGCATTACCAGAGGGCTTGCCTTTAAATTTTGCTTCTGATTGTAAATTACAAGAGACTGTTGGTAAAGCTGTTAAGCTACTTCCAGAGTTGTATATACTTGCTGGGGATCCCCAAGAAGCTATCTTGTCATACAGGCAGGCTCTCCTCTACCATTGGAGTCTTGATGTTGAAACTACTTCAAGGATAGAAAAAGAGTTTGCAGTTTTTCTACTGTATAGTGGTTGTGATGCAAACCCTCCGAATCTTCGTTCACAGATGGAAAGCTCCTTTGTGCCGAAAAACAATATAGAAGAGGCTGTTCTGCTGCTGCTGATtcttttaaggaaattttttgTTGGAAGGATTGTATGGGATCCTTCTATTATTGAGCATCTTTCCTTTGCCTTGTCTGTTTCAGGGACACTAAGTGCTCTAGCCCATCAGATAGAAGAATTGAGTCCTGGTATTAtgggaagaaaagaaagatactTCACTCTAGCTCTGTGTTACTATGGGGAAGGTGAGAACTTGGTCGCTTTAAATCTTTTGAGGAATATTTTAAATGATCGAGAGACCACAGACTGCATTCTGGAATCATTACTTGCCTCCAAGATTTGCAGTGAAAATTTGGTTTGCATTGAGGATGGAATATTATTTGCATGTAAAGCACTTTCAGAGTTGGATGGAACATGCTACCCTCTGCTGAGTATTGCACATTGCTTACTGGGTGTTTCCTTGTCAGTTAAGTCCAGATCAGTTTCTTCCGACTCTGAAAGGATTTTGAAGCAGTCTGAAGCATTACAAGCACTACAAACTGCTGAGACAATCATGAGAGAAAGGAATCCATATATTGTGTTTCATCTTTGTCTAGAACATGCTGAGCAAAGGAAGTTGGAAGTTGCACTTTCTTATGCAAAGGAGCTATTAAATCTTGAGGCTGGGTCTAGTATAAAAGCATATACTCTTTTGGCAAAAATATTGTCAGCTCAAAAAAGATTTATTGATGCTGAGATTGTAATCAATGCTGCTCTCGATCAGACGGGGAAGTGGGATCAAGGAGAACTGTTGCGAACTAAAGCAAAGCTTCTAATTGCACAGGGCCAGTTAAAGAATGCCATAGAAACATATACACACCTTCTGGCTGTTCTGCAAGTTCGGAGTAAAAACTTGGGTGTTGAGAAGAGGCTTCTAAAG AAAAGAATAAACCATAACAGAAGCTTGGAAATGGagacatggcatgatttagctAATTTATACACAAATTTGTCACAATGGCGGGATGCTGAGGTCTGCCTTTCAAAATCCCAGGCTATCAATCCTCTTTCTGCTTCCAGATGGCACTGTACAG GTTTACTTTATGAAGCCAAGGGCCTTCACCAAGAAGCTTTGAAATCATTCAGGAAAGCTTTAGATGTTGAACCCACCCATGTCCCAAGCTTGATATCCACTGCATGTATTCTCAGAAAATATGGTGGTCAATCATTGCCAGTTGTCAGAAGCTTTCTCATGGATGCGCTACGACTTGACAGATCAAATCCTTCCGCCTGGTACAATCTGGGGCTGCTCTACAAAGCTGATCCACGGTCGTCGCCATTAGAAACTGCCGAGTGCTTTGAGGCAGCAGTTTATCTAGAAGAACATGCGCCGATTGAATCCTTCCGATGA
- the LOC126789916 gene encoding uncharacterized protein LOC126789916 — translation MAEVEALVNELATKFRKRKVEGSGETARLTAELFRTVISHQRVTSAVLVEVIRDVGQKLIAANPVELAVGNIVRRVLRIIRDSDTSLEVEGLTLIPQGDDGDIVEEDDKPFKLSDAISQTIVLPPSLVAQLESKPNLVRHFEGKAADKTLLRWQFKHQIIEEVNDLIEDINTCHESIADQALELIHQNEVILTLGHSRTVKNFLYAATEKKRSFQVYVAEGAPKHLGLVLANELAEKHLQITVIPDASVFAMISRVNMVIVGVHAVMANGGIMAPVGMNMLALAAKRHAVPFVVVAGTHKLCPLFPNNPEVLLNDMRSPSELLSFGDFSDCMDFSVGSGAPLLHVVNPAFDYVPPELVSLFVTEIGGYHPSYIYRLVSDYYSADDIVLHQKPAS, via the exons ATGGCGGAAGTTGAAGCTCTGGTTAATGAACTTGCCACCAAGTTTAGGAAACG GAAGGTGGAGGGTTCGGGAGAGACTGCTCGGCTGACGGCGGAGTTGTTCCGGACTGTGATATCCCACCAGAGGGTGACGTCAGCCGTCCTTGTTGAGGTCATCAGAGATGTTGGCCAGAAGCTTATTGCTGCTAACCCTGTTG AGCTTGCTGTTGGGAACATTGTGAGGCGTGTTCTGCGCATCATTAGGGACAGTGACACTTCTCTGGAAGTTGAAGGATTGACTTTAATCCCTCAAGGTGATGATGGAGATATTGTTGAGGAAGATGATAAACCATTTAAATTATCTGATGCTATTTCCCAAACAATTGTCCTGCCACCTTCGTTGGTTGCACAGCTTGAAAGCAAACCCAACTTGGTTCGCCACTTTGAGGGCAAAG CAGCAGATAAAACTCTACTGAGGTGGCAGTTTAAGCACCAGATCATTGAGGAAGTTAATGATCTCATTGAGGATATAAATACTTGCCACGAATCAATCGCAGACCAGGCCTTAGAGCTTATACATCAAAA TGAGGTGATACTAACCTTGGGTCATTCAAGGACTGTGAAGAACTTCCTCTATGCTGCAACGGAGAAGAAAAGATCTTTCCAGGTCTATGTGGCCGAGGGTGCTCCTAA GCATTTAGGGCTTGTGCTTGCAAATGAGTTGGCTGAAAAGCATTTGCAAATAACTGTCATTCCGGACGCATCAGTGTTTGCCATGATTTCAAGAGTTAACATG GTTATAGTCGGGGTTCATGCTGTGATGGCCAACGGTGGGATCATGGCCCCTGTTGGGATGAATATGCTTGCACTTGCTGCAAAAAGGCATGCTGTTCCATTTGTTGTGGTTGCTGGCACTCATA AGTTATGTCCCCTGTTCCCAAACAATCCAGAGGTTTTGCTGAATGATATGAGAAGTCCATCTGAGCTATTATCTTTTGGGGATTTCTCAGATTGCATGGACTTTAGTGTTGGCAGTGGAGCTCCTCTTTTGCATGTTGTTAATCCTGCATTTGATTATGTGCCACCCGAGCTAGTCAGTCTTTTCGTTACTGAAAT AGGGGGCTACCATCCATCATACATCTATAGGCTCGTTTCGGATTATTACTCTGCTGATGATATAGTTCTGCACCAAAAACCTGCTTCCTGA